Within the Catalinimonas niigatensis genome, the region AAAAGAAGATCGCTTGGCGTATTCATTTAGGTCTTTAAAATCCTTGATGGATATTTGAGAAAAATAGTTATGTACCCGCTGATAATGCTTTCGTATTTTTTCGTCTTCATTATACACTTCATCCAGCAGATGGGGTTCAAAAGGATAAGCATCAAAAAGATCTTCCAGACAATTTTCTTGCTCCATAGATTTAAAACGGTTGTGCGTATTTCTAAAAATAGGAAAAAATAACAAAACACAACGATTCTGATGGTAAAGCTTAAAAAATATTGCCAATCACTTAACGAGCAATACAAAATTAAATAAAATTAATAGCAAATGATATTTTGATCTGTATCCTGTATATATGAGTTATCAGATCTTACAATTACGGTATCAGAATAGATAAGCCTTTCTTTCATCAATTCAAATGGACAGACTAATTCCTAACGTTTTGAAACAAAAAAGCTTTCAACACACCAAAAAACTCATCGTCCACAAAATACCGGGTATACATATTCAATGGTAAAAAATCTATTGCTTTTCTAAGTCTGGGCAGATAGAAGGGACAACTCGCAAGCGTTGTATTGGCTGCAGCATCTTTCAGTTCAGGCAAAATCTCTGTTTTCGTGTTGACGGAGGTCTCTAAACTTAAGTTTTCTTCATGCCTAGGGACCACAATACGTTGTTGCTGCACCAATGCCAGTTTCTTGTGAGTCAGGTAATCAAGTTGCTCAAAGATGATGATGCTTCCTATAATCATGAACAAAGAAATACAGAATTGGAAGGCAATCAGGCTTTTTTTCAGCCAGGCTCTCTGCTGAGAAAAACTACTCTTAAGAACCACAGATGGTTTAAAGCAGGCGAGGAATAGGGTAGGATATAATCCTGAAAGGATGCCTAGCAAAATTACGCCAAATAATAAGTAACTCAATGATAGAGAGGAAAGGACTTCATCAATGGTGAGGGAAAATCCGACGGCCTGATTGAAGTAGGGGAGGATAAACTGTAAAGCAATTATTGAAACGAGCAGACTTATAAAACTGATGAAGAGAGATTCAGTCAGAAACTGCCAGGATAAATACCTCCTCAGGGTTTCCAGTGTTTTGCGCATACCTTTTTCAGGGGCCCTTTTTGCAGAACGTACAGTGGTGAAACTAACAATATTAACCCCCAGAATGACTAAAACAAAAATGGCGCCTGCCCCCATAATATACTGATATGAAAGATGCTCATTAGAAGTTATTACCTCGCTGTAAATGTTCTGCCGGCTAACTTCCGGAGTCAGTTGTTCAAAACCTTTCAGAATTTTTTGGGAAATTTCAGCTTCTTCATTGCTTCCTAAGCTAGAACGTTCGTTCAAATGATTTTTCTGAGGAAAAACATAAAGTACACTCTCCATCTTTACAAAATGAACGATGAACAGGCAGGCGATGATGCCTAATGCCAAACCGCTGATATTGATCAAAGACATAGCTTTTATCTTTCTTAGGTATCGGAAAGCAAGCTTGTAGTCGAAAAACATGGATTTGTGTTTAAAGAAAAGAAATACTAAAAAGTAATTTTCAATTCAAATGCCAAACTTTAAATAATTGATTTTCAGAATTTTATATTTGATTGTTTTAATAAATTCGTTCAAATTCGTTCAGAAATGTACGATTATGGACATCAAGCTGCTGCACAAAAAAAACTTATAAGCTGATGAAGAAAGAACAACTGGAAAGGCTATCCGATGAAGAACTCAGGACAGCTTTTAGGAAACATAATATCAAC harbors:
- a CDS encoding ABC transporter permease, which gives rise to MFFDYKLAFRYLRKIKAMSLINISGLALGIIACLFIVHFVKMESVLYVFPQKNHLNERSSLGSNEEAEISQKILKGFEQLTPEVSRQNIYSEVITSNEHLSYQYIMGAGAIFVLVILGVNIVSFTTVRSAKRAPEKGMRKTLETLRRYLSWQFLTESLFISFISLLVSIIALQFILPYFNQAVGFSLTIDEVLSSLSLSYLLFGVILLGILSGLYPTLFLACFKPSVVLKSSFSQQRAWLKKSLIAFQFCISLFMIIGSIIIFEQLDYLTHKKLALVQQQRIVVPRHEENLSLETSVNTKTEILPELKDAAANTTLASCPFYLPRLRKAIDFLPLNMYTRYFVDDEFFGVLKAFLFQNVRN